Proteins from a genomic interval of Brienomyrus brachyistius isolate T26 unplaced genomic scaffold, BBRACH_0.4 scaffold34, whole genome shotgun sequence:
- the LOC125721605 gene encoding serine/threonine-protein kinase pim-1-like yields MGVKRSRSDSDCESPPKKRRESTEGDLRFKGSRKEHLEDLYHQGELLGEGGFGAVYAGTRKADGFPVAIKYARKDDKELELPGLDGPIPLEVALMMLVSHESSCANVLKLLDWFSGPEDYIMILERPDPCQDLYEFCYSKGGYLSEDVARHVLVQVLQALRHCQDSGVFHRDLKTENLLIRTDTLEVKLIDFGCGDKWKDTPYVEYSGTEDFAPPEVFLSGEYLAGPTTVWSVGVTLYELVCGYLPFRNKRAIISGCLIFPSWVSPDCCSLIRQCLRRKVADRLTLEEIQVHPWLQQT; encoded by the exons ATGGGTGTCAAACGATCACGTTCCGACTCTGACTGTGAATCTCCTCCcaagaaaaggagagagagtaCGGAAGGCGATTTGCGGTTTAAAGGGTCCCGCAAAG AACATTTGGAGGACCtgtaccaccagggggagctacTGGGAGAGGGTGGTTTTGGAGCCGTTTATGCCGGCACTCGCAAGGCCGATGGCTTCCCA gTGGCCATCAAATATGCCCGAAAGGATGACAAGGAGCTAGAACTG CCTGGACTTGACGGGCCCATCCCATTGGAAGTGGCGCTAATGATGCTCGTCAGCCATGAGTCATCTTGTGCCAACGTGCTGAAGCTCCTGGACTGGTTCAGTGGCCCAGAAGATTACATTATGATCCTGGAAAGGCCGGATCCATGCCAGGATCTGTACGAATTCTGCTATAGCAAAGGGGGCTACCTCTCAGAAGATGTTGCAAGGCACGTGCTGGTCCAGGTGCTCCAGGCTTTGCGTCACTGCCAGGACTCAGGCGTCTTCCATCGCGACCTCAAAACAGAGAATCTGTTAATCAGGACGGACACTTTGGAGGTTAAACTAATTGATTTTGGCTGTGGAGACAAATGGAAGGACACCCCCTATGTGGAATATTCAG GGACAGAGGACTTTGCTCCCCCAGAGGTGTTCCTGAGTGGGGAGTATCTAGCTGGCCCCACCACGGTCTGGTCTGTAGGTGTCACACTTTACGAGCTAGTGTGCGGTTACTTGCCCTTCCGCAACAAGAGGGCAATCATCTCAGGCTGCCTGATATTCCCCTCATGGGTCTCTCCTG ACTGCTGCAGTCTGATTCGCCAGTGCCTGAGGCGTAAGGTGGCGGATAGGCTGACGTTGGAGGAGATTCAGGTCCATCCATGGCTGCAGCAGACGTGA
- the LOC125721601 gene encoding uncharacterized protein LOC125721601, whose translation MFTRAQEAAIVNMVVANNCIRLREIQANIINDDRIFNNIHRVSLSTLARILKKKQVHMKQLYRVPFDRNSERVKHLRSEYVERVLQMDAEQIQHEFIYVDEAGFNLAKTRRRGRNVIGHRAITNVPGQRGGNITLCAAITQNGVLHHHANLGPYNANLILAFLDRLHEIVTALNKVDQMRYIVVWDNVSFHRAALVQNWFHGHPDFEVLYLPPYSPFLNPIEEFFSAWRWKVYDLRPYDRLPLIQAMEQACDQIDAASVQGWIRHSRRFFQRCLANEDIACDVDEILWPDPARQRDEE comes from the exons ATGTTCACCCGTGCACAAGAGGCCGCCATAGTGAACATGGTTGTGGCCAATAATTGTATCAGGCTGCGAGAAATCCAAGCCAATATCATCAACGATGACCGTATTTTCAATAACATCCACCGAGTCTCTCTGTCAACATTAGCTCGAATCCTCAAGAAAAAGCAAGTACACATGAAGCAACTATATCGGGTACCATTTGACAGAAATTCAGAGAGAGTGAAACATCTGCGCtctgaatatgtggag AGAGTCTTGCAAATGGATGCAGAACAAATTCAGCATGAATTTATATATGTGGATGAGGCTGGATTTAACCTTGCAAAAACACGAAGACGAGGGAGAAATGTAATTGGACACAGGGCAATCACCAATGTGCCAGGGCAGCGAGGGGGTAACATCACCCTCTGCGCTGCTATCACACAAAATGGGGTCCTCCACCACCATGCAAATCTGGGACCCTATAATGCAAATCTAATACTTGCATTTCTTGACAGATTGCACGAGATTGTCACAGCATTAAACAAAGTGGACCAGATGCGGTACATTGTCGTTTGGGACAATGTCTCATTCCATCGGGCTGCTCTGGTCCAGAATTGGTTCCATGGTCACCCTGATTTTGAAGTGTTATACCTTCCCCCATACTCCCCCTTCCTGAATCCAATcgaagagtttttttcagcgTGGCGGTGGAAGGTATACGACCTGCGGCCCTATGACCGTTTGCCCCTCATTCAGGCCATGGAGCAGGCATGTGATCAAATCGACGCAGCTTCTGTGCAGGGGTGGATTCGTCACTCAAGGCGATTCTTCCAACGGTGCCTTGCCAATGAAGACATAGCCTGTGATGTGGATGAAATCTTATGGCCTGATCCAGCCAGACAGAGAGATGAGGAATAG
- the LOC125721593 gene encoding uncharacterized protein K02A2.6-like isoform X1: MMADILNGLPGVQNYLDDLIVYGNSPVEHDQNLNAVLQKLKEAGLVLNENKCHFRKTSLRFLGHVITVDGILPDQEHINAVLKAPPPSDAVALRSFLGLVSWYSKFLPNFATVVAPMRACVSEKDTFTWSPAAQSSFEEVKQLLVNSPALALFNPSLRPVISTDASDYGLGAVFAQVQPDGTEKPVAFASRTLTETERKYSTVEKEALACVWATEKWRTYLWGRRFTLRTDHQALTTLLSTKGIGRAGMRVARWSARLLCFDYDVVYRPGSQNYTADCLSRLPLPAPPDSISDSEPEMVAHISAVLSSLPVVDFNSACSTCPELSALRSQIESGWPPSVKSVSGILALYYKIRDELSVKDNYILRGSRLIVPLSLRHTLITLAHESHQGIVRTKQRLRDLYWWPKMDSQVQSCIASCILCQANDKTASTHPAPLQPVPLPDGPWKKLGLDIVGPFDTAVAACRYAITLTDYYSKWPEVAFSHTATTEDVIHFLTSIFCRHGNPENIVTDNGPQFTSAAFASFLHTYGISHSRTSVYYPAANGAVERFHRALRSCIQTAIQQSQPWNETVMNWLQVYRATPHAATSTSPYELLYGRKMRTKLDILPLPSAMSPLDVSARRAVQRHQNNMQHYTDAKRGACMPSFRPGERVRIRKPHHVPKAHPRFTSPTTVRKRIGPNSFLLSDGKIWNASHLAKIPPVAGQDCDTSRLIHTGVSHSPSHKQPRVKYKPKWLKDYVMQ; encoded by the coding sequence atgatggctgacattctcaacggtcttccaggtgttcaaaattatttggatgaccttattgtctatggcaactcccctgttgagcatgaccagaacctcaacgctgtcctccaaaagctgaaggaagctggattggttctcaatgagaacaaatgtcacttcaggaaaacctccctacgcttcctaggtcatgtcattactgtagatggcattcttcctgaccaagaacacattaatgctgtcctgaaagcccctcctccatctgacgctgttgccctgagatcgtttctgggcctagtgtcctggtattcaaagtttctgcctaactttgcgacggttgtggctcctatgcgtgcctgtgtcagtgaaaaagacacatttacatggtctcctgcagcacaaagcagctttgaggaagttaagcaacttcttgtgaacagtcctgcgcttgctctttttaacccttctctacgaccggtaatttccacagatgcaagtgactatggacttggagctgtctttgcacaagtacagcctgatggcacagagaagcctgtggctttcgcttcccgcacactgactgaaacggagaggaaatactcgactgttgaaaaagaagcacttgcttgtgtgtgggctacagaaaaatggagaacgtatctgtggggacgtcgttttactctccgcacagatcatcaggcattgacaacactgctcagcacaaagggaatcggtcgggctggtatgcgggttgcccgctggtctgcacgcctgctctgttttgactatgatgttgtctatcgaccaggctcccagaactatacggctgattgtctctcgcgccttcccctgcctgcgcctcctgactctatttcagattcagaacccgagatggtggcacatatttctgctgtcctaagCTCCCTTCCGGTGGTTGACTTCAACTCTGCTTGTTCTACTTGTCCTGAACTGTCAGCTCTGCGCTCACAAATTGAAAGTGGTTGGCCTCCATCCGTTAAATCAGTAAGTGGTATACTAGCCCTATACTATAAGATCAGAGATGAGCTCTCCGTTAAGGATAACTACATCCTCAGAGGCTCAAGACTCATCGTGCCACTCTCCTTACGACACACACTGATCACGCTTGCACATGAGAGTCATCAAGGAATTGTCCGCACAAAACAACGTCTGCGCGACCTCTACTGGTGGCCAAAGATGGATtcacaagttcagtcttgcattgcttcatgtatactctgccaggctaatgataaaacagcttctactcaccctgctcctttgcaaccagtcccactgcctgatggaccatggaagaaacttggccttgatattgttggacccTTTGACACTGCAGTTGCTGCTTGtagatacgctatcacgctgacAGATTATTATTCAAAGTGGCCAGAAGTTGCCTTTTCACATACCGCCActactgaagatgttattcactTCCTGACATCTATTTTCTGTCGTCATGGTAACCCAGAGAACATTGTCACAGACAATGGTCCACAGTTCAcctctgcagcttttgcatcattCCTGCACACCTATGGTATCTCCCATAGCAGAACATCAGTCTACTATCCAGCTGCTAACGGAGCTGTTGAGAGATTCCATCGTGCCCTGAGAAGCTGCATTCAAACCGCCATTCAACAGTCACAACCATGGAATGAGACTGTTATGAACTGGCTCCAGGTGTATCGTGCAACGCCACATGCCGCAACTTCCACCTCACCATATGAACTACTTTATGGTAGGAAAATGCGCACCAAATTGGATATTCTTCCTCTGCCGTCTGCCATGTCTCCGCTGGATGTTTCTGCTCGTCGTGCAGTTCAGAGACATCAgaataacatgcagcattacacTGATGCTAAACGTGGCGCATGCATGCCTTCTTTTCGACcaggagagagagtgaggaTAAGGAAGCCTCATCACGTCCCTAAAGCTCATCCCAGATTTACTTCCCCTACAACCGTGAGGAAGAGGATAGGTCCAAATTCTTTCTTGCTGAGTGATGGAAAAATTTGGAATGCCTCTCATCTTGCCAAGATTCCTCCTGTGGCTGGACAAGACTGCGACACATCTCGACTGATACACACAGGTGTTAGTCATTCTCCCTCTCACAAACAGCCACGTGTTAAATACAAGCCCAAGTGGCTTAAGGACTATGTCATGCAATAG
- the LOC125721593 gene encoding uncharacterized protein LOC125721593 isoform X2 — protein MAGNVPAPPMFLPCPGEPPIPFDMWLRIFKNYLLVINATGNAWPEARRRATLLHCLGTEGQRTFYSLPDTGDSFDSAVTALEKHYTPKVNVVVERHTFRQRKQAPHETIIQYAAVLRDLASKCGFDDKTDEMIRDQLIEHVNNSNIRERLLLESDLTLDKTLTLASQVESAIQQAKTITGNDSVPVQAVQPRSQFTKKKYTQHIHPNKPFNASTTSSRSCFRCGSNTHLANSSQCPAAKATCKSCHKVGHFARVCRSSKTSDVREIQLPKLTVLYLNNTCHAPHTLTCKINISTPASLTKEHEMVVDTGSAVSILPHHIYVQYFNDTPLLPPVSQLVTYTRKRIPVLGCLQVKVSRGVLTAPVTFYVVKKGTSLLGRDLMKALSICIEGNTILPPVFTTNSASAPCIPTAPAVSCVTVSTASCIPTTPDIGCAQNFVHKVKIDPTVKPVRQKLRRLPFAVRASVSAELDRLLKAGVIEKIDASPWVSPIVVTGRKTGGIRMCTDLREPNKAVVTDCYPLPHVDELLANLQEFLMASHQPPQPSRK, from the exons atggctggaaacgtgcctgcacctccgatgtttttgccgtgtccgggagagcccccgatacctttcgacatgtggctgcggattttcaagaactacctactggtaattaatgcaacgggaaatgcttggcctgaagcgcgcaggagagctacgctactccactgtctcggaaccgagggacaacggactttctactcgctaccagatacgggtgactcctttgactctgctgtcactgctttagagaaacattatacacctaaagtaaacgttgttgtggaacgacataccttcagacagcgaaaacaagcacctcatgagactattatacagtatgcggccgtattgcgtgatctcgcttcaaaatgtggatttgatgataaaaccgatgagatgatccgtGATCAGCTGATTGAACATGTGAATAACTCAAACATAAGAGAGAGGCTCCTGCTCGAATCGGATCTGACACTGGACAAAACCTTAACACTTGCATCACAAGTAGAATCTGCTATTCAACAAGCTAAAACTATAACAGGAAACGACAGTGTCCCAGTGCAAGCTGTACAACCCCGTTCACaattcactaaaaagaaatacacacagcacattcatcctaataagccattcaatgcctccactacatcttcccgcagctgtttcaggtgtggttctaacacacatctggctaattcttctcagtgtcctgcagccaaAGCAACTTGCAAGTCTTGCCATAAAGTTGGACATTTTGCTCGTGTTTGCCGCTCATCCAAGACAAGTGATGTACGTGAGATTCAGCTACCTAAACTGACTGTGCTatacttaaacaacacttgccatgcaccacatacactcacatgcaaaatcaatatcagtactcctgcttctcttaccaaagagcatgaaatggttgttgacacaggatcagcagtatctattttgccacaccacatctatgttcagtatttcaatgacacaccactgcttccacctgttagtcagttagtgacttacacaaggaagagaattcctgtgcttggttgcctacaagtcaaagtgagtagaggagttctcactgcccctgttacattttacgtggtgaagaagggcacttctcttttaggaagagatctcatgaaagccttaagcatctgcattgaAGGTAACACTATCCTTCCTCCCGTGTTTACCACaaactctgcatctgctccctgtatccctactgctcctgctgttagctgtgtgactgtttcaaccgcttcctgcatccctactactccagacattggttgtgcacaaaactttgtgcataaggtgaaaattgaccccactgttaaaccagtacgccagaaattacgacgcctgccttttgctgtaagagcttctgtctcagctgaacttgatcgcttgctgaaagctggtgtgattgagaaaattgatgcatcaccttgggtttcgcctattgtagttacaggacggaaaactggtggaatacgaatgtgcacagatctccgtgaaccaaacaaggctgtggtcacagattgctaccctctacctcatgtggatgaactgcttgcaaatttacaag AGTTCCTTATGGCCTCGcatcagccccctcagccttccagaaaatga